CAACAACTAGCTAAACTTGTGCGCAGCCAGCCAACTGATCGAATGTCGCCGGTTGTCACTTGAGGATACACACGCCTTTTATCCATTAGTCAAACAAGATAAAttaatatttgaattggagaataGAGATGCAGCACCTGAGATGCTATTCCatggctcctttgattcaaaggaattccaTGGGATTTTTGGAGGGTTggaatccttaggatttttttctacatttgtcgtttgattcacatgattgaatcctataggattttttcctatggaATCAAGTGTACTATTTCATTGGAAATCTAGCATCCACGCCAACCTTTTTCTTCAATTCCTTTGTTTTTCTGTAGCATCAAACACTCTATGCTAATCCTATAagattcaagtggacatgccactcaAATCCTGTATTTTCCCTATTCCCGCGTTTtgaaaatcctgcaaatcaaagagggcCTAAATAAAGGATTGTCACTCTTTATGTCTACAACAGAGTGACCGACAGAAGTTAGTGCGGCTCATTGACAACATGTTAGGTTTTCATTTTTcgttttgtgaagtttgtaaaaGGATTTAAATAATAactataaataataaataatatacATATAATTGTAAATGTGTATTGGAGCAATTGCAGTCTGATGGCATACTACGGTCATatttattttttcatacatatattgTTTTAAAATGTATAATTACAttttaaaaaacaaaaactttattgGAGGAATTGCAGTCTGATGAACACTTTTAAAACGTACTATTTTTATGGTATGGAAACTTTGATATGCTATAGTCATTCCAAGGGAtgaatattttattgaaaacatgAAAAAGGTTGAATTTATTGAAAAATAAATATATAGAGAAATCGATTTAAATTCTTAATTAATATGAAAATAGTTTTTAAAATTAGTTAATATTTTTATATTTCATAAtttattttttggatttttatgaatttaatagGTAAACATCTTATGAAATTATATGAAAATTTTAAGAATGTAACTTAATTTATTTATATGGATATTACTTAAAATTGTAATTCAAATGTTTTGTGTAATTTCTAAAACCTAACATGTGGAAAATGGCTGCACTAACTGAAGTCCGTTTTAGCCTATGAGCACGTTCTGCTATAGACATAATGCGTGACAATTTATTGTAATCATGTAACTACAATTGTTGGTGTGGAAGCTCTGCTCGTTTGTTAACCTAAGGTTGCATGTGCGAATTTCAGCAGCTGCATACTTAAAAAAAAATTCTAAATTTATGTTGTCTAACTGAAAATATATAAAAATGTTTTTGCTCTATGCTGGAACGACGACCTTGATGAGGTGGTTAGCTGCACGCGCAGGGTACTACAGGTCGACGGCTTGAATGCCCACATCCCCGTTTTCGTCGGTGGCTTTTTGTGGAAGAAATACAAAAATCAAAGTGTTTTTTGTCGGGGGCTTTTCTATGAAAAACATTAAAAACCCGAGGTGATTTTCACAAAAAAGCATTATACTGTCAGTGACAACAGGTCCCACGCCACGCTGACATGCCTCGTCAACGTCGTTGCCGTACACAAATGTGattagcaccgtatttgcacgtTCGAGCCAATTTTTTACACCACTTTAATGTACACCACAAGTTATAGCACTAAAATGACCGTTTACGCCAAGTTCTAACATCACCGGTGTAATTGACTCAAATATAAACTAGCCTACCAAAACGTCTTGTATTTTGAAGTGGAGGTAGTAACTTGTTTATTAACCAATGAAAACAAAAGGTATGGGGTAGTGAGTAATACCTAACAATTTATGCTTTTGTTGGCCCGCCCATTCGTTCAAGCTCCGACACTGGTCTGGAGTAGCTGCATACAACCACAAAAACTACATGGCCAGCCCGTCCACACGCATAATCGCCTATTTCACTTGCAAAACTTTCAAGTACAAGTTTCAAAACGAATGCGGCTACCGTTGGATTCTCTAACGCACCACTTGTGAACGTGAGGCTGATACCCGGACACGCCGTAGCCGCCAAACCGACGGCTCAAACTCAGCCGCTCACGTCCACCCGTGCGCCGCCGAATGCCGAACACAAAACCCCACCCACCCACGCACGCACCGCGCCGGCGTCGGCATCGGCATCGGCATGAAGAGCTCTGCGGACGACGTGGACATCGAGCTGGTCAAGGCGGTGGCGCAGGCGTGGTACGCGCACTCGGGCAACCCGCGGCCGTCACGAGCGCCggcggacgacgacgacggcgccGGTATGGGCGCGCGCCGCGCGGGCGCCCCGCGCTACAGGCCGTCGCGGTTCAAGCTGgaggccgccgcggcggcggcggcggccaagccgCCGAACAGCAGGCCGTGGGACTTCACGCAGTCGCTGTGGGACACCTACGAGCTGGTCACCGTGGCGCAGAAGATCGAGTCCAGCCTCGCGATCGTGGACGAGGCCACGGCCAGGCCAGCAAGGCGTGCCTTCACCAACGAAGACGCCACGCGCGGCGGAGGAGGGAAGCGGGCGAGGGAGAGCAGGCGTAGCCTCAGGAGCCTGTTCCGCCGGTCCTCGTCCAGGAGGTTCGAGGAATCAAGCAGCTAGCTGCCTAGTGTTCTCCTCTCTGTCTGTTTCTCTCCTCTAGTCCTTCCTTGCCTCAAAGACTTGGGCAGCGTCTATGCAACTTATTACATTGTCAACCACAGCATACTTCCATGCATTTAGGAAGAGAAAACACAGTCAGATAGAAATACATATATAGCGAATGAAGCATATAATCCAGAATCACATCGCCAATCAGAGTTCAAGCACGATAATAATGAGTGATGTGTCTGCGGTCCATCAGTCCAGTCAGGAACGACGACAAGCAAAAGAAAATGCAAGTCCAAAATCCAGGTAACTTGGGTGATCGCACCCTACGTCCTAATAGCACCACAGGAATGGCATAACAAATGTCTTGCCGGTAAATGAAAGGAAATTTGGTACGAGGTGCCGACACCTCATTTGCATTGCAAACCTCAGCTTCTCACATCTCCAGTAGCGGAGAGCCGATTGCAGCGACGGAAGGAGCATCTGATGCAAGTGTGATGTGGCCTGTCGATTCGGCCTGCCCGGCGCCGGCAGGAGATCCAGCATTGCCGTCCATGTTGGCAGCATCAGTTGCTGGGACGCCCACCGCAGTTGCAGAATAGGCGACAAGATAGAAGTGCATGGCATTCTGATCATCACCTGCTGGGTAGCCAGTATAGTAGGGGACGCCATTCTGATCATAACCTGCAGGGTAGCCAGGATAGACTGTATAGTAGGGGATGGCGTTCTGATCATAACTGGCAACTGGGTAGCCAGCATGTCCACTAGCTTGCACATCTTGATACCCCGCCATGGGATTAGTGTATGCGTAAGGCATGCCATAAGCTTGAGTTGTTTGAGCAGGGAGATTGTTAAATGCACTTCCATATGCAGCTTGAGCTTGTGCCGTCCCAGATTGACCTGCTGCTACTTGCACCAGTCCTGCAGCAGTTTGTTTCAAGAATTAGGTACACACTCATAATAACAAGAATCATGCTGCTGAGAGTAACACATGAAAAGGGGAACTGCTCACAAGAGGCGCTCACTGAATCAATTGCCAATATTAACAATAGACATTTCTATTAATTCATTTTTACTCATCATACATACTTCCTCAGAATTTCCCCAAGGAACTGCATTTCTTGCTAGAAGTTGGTCTATGGAATGCCATGACTACATGAGCAATAGCAGTAGCACCCAAACATCCCATTAGGGCACAATAACAACGGCACAACACTATGTGTGACTTGTGTCAAAAAAGGGACTGACATGGTGCATTCATCCGCGTCTACCTCCAGAatattaagggggggggggggggggtgcaaaaGTAAAGGTATGCTGGACCATgtccaaagaaagaagcatgtacCAGGACTTGTCGTTTATTAATTTAGCAAGGCCCAATGGTTTCCCTGTTGAGTTTTTATCAAGATTTGTGGGAGGTTATGAAACAAGACTTGAAAAGGCTTTTTTACAAATTTCACAAAGTAGAGTTGGATGTTGAAAGGCTTAATCAAGGAATCATTGCATTGATTCCTGCTATGTGACTACATCTACTCCTTTCTTGTCACACAGCACATGTGCCATCCGTATTGCACGTGACCctatgaagcatgagctcaccaaacATATCGGTGCAGATGCTTCCTTTGTGCACTCCCGTGTGCAGGATCGGAtgattgctcttcagtatgtgccttccgagttataGTTGCTGGATTTCTTCAcaaaggcccagactagagcacatCAGGGCTTTTACCTCTCCAAATTCAGTGTTGTTGATTCACCATGAGTTTGAGAggcgaggaggagggggtgttgtaTGAGGGGCTTTCAGCATATTGTACCATGTGTGTACATGTATATATAATGGCCTATGACCTCATGGAGATACAGGCTGCTATTCTCTAACAATCCAAACCTTAAACCGAGCAGGGAAAAATACCTTGTGCTCTCATGTCAGCATTTTGCATCTCCGCACGTAACTTGTCAACCTGTTCGGTCATGGCTATGAGGCTTATTTCCATTGTTTTCATCTGCTCAGCTTGCTTGGTATTCATGTCCTGATTATGCTCAAATTCAGATCTTTTGCAGAAGTAAAACAGATATCAAGTTAGCAACAACTCCGTATGCTACAAATAAAGTTGGTATGGGAAGCAACGAAGTGAGGGAGTGTGAGATCACAAACCGTATGTACTGATACTCTTTCTGCAACTCCTCTAGCTCAGAACGCAGTTCAGGGAATCTTTGGTTGACTTCACTCTGCTTTAACTTGTTAGTCAGCTTCTGTAATTTAATAGTTAATTCCCGGTTTTTCAGCACGGAGTTTCTCAACCCCAAGATGCACTTTGTTAGGTACCCGATCTAGTTTCCCTTACAATTCGATTACAGCCACAAGAGGGCAGTGATTCACTCTCTGGATACAACTTgccgaaagaaaaaggaagaagaaagtaAGTGCTCGTGCCGTTGCCGCTGCCGTGATCCAAGCCGGGATGCCCCTCCTCCGATATTCTGCGCTTAAGTAGTGTTGTCCCAGTCCGGGCCCACGAACCTGCAGTTGGTGTGGCGAATCCTTGTTGGCCTGGCGATGACGCGTCCTTGGCCTTGATTCGTCCACTTGTCTGCCAGTGTGGCCCGATCGGCTGCCATGGCAGTGCCTTTGCCTTTCATTGCCATGGCAGCTGTTTCGCTGCCCGTCTCGCCCTCTGCATATTGGACGCTGACATCCCCTTCTCCTTGACTTGCGGCTTGCCTCCAATCCGGCAGATGAGGGAAACGAGACTGTAAGGCAATGGCATCCTCCCAAGTAGCGTCCACCTCCTCGGAGTCTGACCAACCGTACCAGGACCTGCTCTCGGCGCCATCTTGTTTGCAAGATCTCCACCGGAATGAGATCAGCCTTAGGCGGCACTGGCAGAGACGAAGAAGCTGTTGTACCTGGAGACAGAGCTTGTCGTAGCTGAGAGACATGACAAACGgggtgaacttgcggtggtagtGCGAGCTCATAAGCGATCGGGTTGATGGCTCGCAATACTTGGAATGGTCCAAAGTATTTAAACGACAACTTGTGGTTGGCTCTGCGGTGGACTGAAGACTGTACATACGGCTGGAGCTTGATGTAAACCTCGTCGCCAGGTTGAAATGATCGGTCAGTGCGTTTCTTATCTACTTGCACCTTCATGATGTGGCGAGCTCGATGTAGGTGCTGCTTAAGGACTTGCTGCATGGttcttctttccatcagccattccTTCAGAGCAGGATCTTACAAGCAGATGCAGCCTCAATGCCCAATGCCTCGGCTCATGGCCATACAGAGCATGGAACAGCGACATGTCTAGGGCAGAGTGGTAGCTCGAATTATACCAGAACTCAGCCAGCGCCAGAAATTGACTCCAGTGATTTGGACAGGCATGAATGAAGCAGCGAAAATAGATCTCCTAGCATTGATTGACACATTCTGTCTGACCGTCCGTCTGCGGATGATACGGTGTGCTCATGTTCAACTCTGTCCCAATGATTTTGAACAATTCCTACCAGAATCTGCTGGTAAACACTGGGTCTCGATCTGAGATAATTGCCTTAGGGAGACCATGCAGCTTGTAAACATTGTCCGAATAAGCTCGAGCGACCTTGGCTGCTGTGAAAGGATGATTCGGTGGCATAAAATGAGCATACCgtgtgaacttgtccacaacgaCGAGGATACAGTTGGCCCTGTTGGATTGCGGGAGGCCATCAATGAAGTCCATAGTAACAATCTCCCAAGCTCCTTCCGACAATGGAATTGGTTCTAATAGACCAGGGTATTTGACTCGCTCCGGCTTGGCTTGCTGACAAACGGCACAAGTGCGCACATACTGGCGAATAGTGTCCTTCATTTTGGGCCAGGCAAAAAGGCGGCGGATGCGATGATAGGTGACCGGAAATCCGGAGTGCCCACCCATGGTGCTGTCATGGAAGGCGCGCAGAATACACTGCTGTAGTGTTGGCGACCCACCGAGCCATAATCTGTGGCGGAAGTACAGCAAGCCCTCTGAGACAGAAAACCTCTGTTTTGCATCGGGTCGCTTGGAAAATTCAGTGAGCGGTTTCTTAGATTGGTCATTCTCTGCATAGCTGGCATGGATGTCCTCCACCCAAGTAGGTTGGCACACTGACATGGCCATGGCTTGGTTTAAAGTGTGTAAGTGGCCGGAGAGCACGTCAGCGGCGCTGTTGGCAGCCTTGGCGATAACTGATTTTGTATCGCAGACCCAGCAACTTAGTGAAAGCTTTCTGTTGCCACACCGTGGACAGCCGTTGATCATTGTGACGGATGAGACTGCGTTGATCCGTGCGAATCAGGAACTCCTCATGATGGAGATAGGGGCGCCATTGCTCTACGGCTATCAGTATAGCCAGACACTCTTTCTCGTAAGTGGAGAGACCCTTGTGCTTTGGCCCCAAATGGGATGCCCCCCTTGTTGTAGCACATCGCCCACTCCATAGTCACAAGCATCGGTATCAATCACAGATTGTTTGGAGAAATTCGGCAGCTGCAAGACAGGTGCTGAAATGAGACCTTGCTGTAACAGAGTGAAAGCTTTCAGCGTGTCCTCCGTCCAAACAAAAGGTTGGTGTTTCTTCAGCAGATTGAACAGTGGTCTTGCGATGATGCCAAAGTGCTTGACAAATTTCCGGTAATATCCCGCAAGACCCAAGAAGATGCGCACCTCTTTGGCAGATGTTGGCACCGGCCAGTTTCTGACGGAATCAATTTTACTTCGATCAGTCGACACCCCATCAGCATTGATCACATGCCCTAAATAAGCATTTGTTGTTGACCAAAAGAGCTTTTGGACTGTTTCACTTGCCAGCCATCTTCGTGTAGGAGCTGTAACACTTGCTTGAGGTGAGATACATGATTCGACAGTGTCTGGCtgaagaccaaaatgtcatcgaaaAAGACCAGCACACAAACACGCAGCAATGGATGCAATGTGGTTGTCATGGCTCCATTAAAAATGGTCGGTCCGCCTGCTAGTCCAAAGGACATAACTAGGAATTCCCAATGGCCTGAAtgtgtggtgaatgttgtcttataTTCTTCGCCTTCAGCCatacggatctgatggtaccctgaacgCAAATCCAGCTTGGAAAACCAACGACCACCCACCAATTCATTTAAAAGTTCATCGATGATTGGCACCAGGTATTTGCTGACGATAGTCATAGCATTCAGGTGTTTGTAGTCCACGCACATGCGCCAGCTGCCAGGTACCGTCTTTCTTCTTCACTAGCAAGGCAGGAGAGGAAAAGGGGTTGGTGCTCTTCTGAATAATGCCAGCATCCAATAATTCCTTCATTTGTCTTTCAATTTCAGTCTTCAGTTCAGGTTTTTGGCGATACGGACGCAAGTTGACTGGTTGAACACCTTCCGTCAGTGGTATACGGTGGTCACAAGCATGCCGAGGTGGTAGGGTGTGTGGTTCCTCAAATACATCTGTGTACTGCT
Above is a window of Triticum aestivum cultivar Chinese Spring chromosome 6B, IWGSC CS RefSeq v2.1, whole genome shotgun sequence DNA encoding:
- the LOC123137325 gene encoding uncharacterized protein; this encodes MKSSADDVDIELVKAVAQAWYAHSGNPRPSRAPADDDDGAGMGARRAGAPRYRPSRFKLEAAAAAAAAKPPNSRPWDFTQSLWDTYELVTVAQKIESSLAIVDEATARPARRAFTNEDATRGGGGKRARESRRSLRSLFRRSSSRRFEESSS
- the LOC123137324 gene encoding uncharacterized protein, whose protein sequence is MDPALKAYLDKMSDEATARANKQDGNNNAILQALATQTARIDSLVTWKPELEARFAQLELSVAALQAASSSTAPSTGSPPLATPPMVAREIQGQSGHDAPLHPGGSSSVTPESLATSPVTGLVQVAAGQSGTAQAQAAYGSAFNNLPAQTTQAYGMPYAYTNPMAGYQDVQASGHAGYPVASYDQNAIPYYTVYPGYPAGYDQNGVPYYTGYPAGDDQNAMHFYLVAYSATAVGVPATDAANMDGNAGSPAGAGQAESTGHITLASDAPSVAAIGSPLLEM